tgcttgggaattaaaataccatttcaacttaagaatacctgaatatttcatttgtactaAGTCATTTGTATTAAGATTTCAGATGCATCACCTTAAAAAATTTGGTCGTATTTAATATTCTGAGGTTACTTCAATGCTCTGGAAGTTTATGTAATTAGGCTAACTATTTTAGGGATCTGCTTAATGTCGAAAATCTTTAGTATTCAGAAATAACGttctgaaattccttttctcctcctcatttcttctctaatcttagcttttctctcaaagccagacaaaatttcatttcactgcctctttttatttgtgtcaAACATGGTGCTGAACATTAACTAAGAGTTGGAAATGCCATTTGTGAGACACACTCTCCTGCACTTCTTAGGACTGAGGACCCTCCATTGCTGACCAGGCATGCAAAATTGTTAAACTTGTCTTTCATGTAAAAGGACAgggtcttttttcctcttaaaaacaaaggGCCCTCAATAGTAACACCAAGAGAATACCATCCTAAATTTTCCATCTCAATGGACATGTGTTTACTcagtttccaaacacattttcttctaatgttctACAACCAATTAggatttaagttttaagaaaatgcttcagaGATAATTCTGAGCATGTTTGGGTAACTGAGGCTAAGTAGACTGAGTgctgaaaattttattctcatgaaaCTTTAGAAAAGTTTGCACTCTATAATTCTTTAACAACTTGTGAGTAAAAAGGGTAAGGAAGCATACATTCTAGTACAGGTTTAGATGTCATCGGAGTCTAAAACGCTAAAGAAGTGGGTCCATCAACAGTACAACAGATGGTATCTAGCACTGCAGTGGCAGCTCGAACAGTCTCACATTTCACCCATCATCTTAATTTCTATCTTACCTTATGTCCTCTGTAAAAGGCAATTTCTTCAACCTTGGCTATAATTCTGGAGTGCACATACTGCAAACAGCTTTTTCTATGAGCTTCTTCAGCCAccaatttaccaaatttgggagAGCAGGCTTTCAACACTGTAGCAGTGGCATATACCACAAGCCCTGCTAATAGGGTGGGCCCAATTGGGCTAGCTCCTCTGGATGTAGCAGTCTGGATGAGCGTATAGGAGGTCAGGATTACATCTAAAATAGGTTTGGTCAGATTAGAATACAAgtgagccacagattgggagaacatCATAATATCCTCAGTAAGAGACTGGTCAGGGTTTGCCAGCCTCCCATCCATATTGATCACCTTATAATAAGTCTGATTTGTAAAATAGGTTTCACAGGCATGGTCTACTAGGCGAGTTCTGAAGgccaaagccagtttgcactccaggtaccttatcgcactgttcacagaggcagcagggatggcaatcataagccacttgagtaatttgatgatgaaagccagtttgcactccaggtaccttatcgcactgttcacagaggcagcagggatggcaatcataagccacttgagtaatttgatgatgaaagccagtttgcactccaggtaccttatcacactgttcacagaggcagcagggatggcaatcataagccacttgattAATATGATGATGAAAGCCCGAGGCTTCTTTTCCACAATGCTTTTCACGATTTGTCCATCCAGACCAGCCACATAGATAGACAGAAATGTTCTCGAGATCAGAGCCACCGAGTGGAGGCAGAGCCACCCTGTTTCAGTGGCCACAAGTTTTGGAACGAGAATTTTCCGAAGTTCTAGTAGCTGTTTGAAAAAATCTGCATTCACTCCAGGCGAAGAATTTTTACAAGTGGTCTCGGTGCAATGcagtatttctctgttctctgcagtcgggtaagctgcttcttttctcttcctgtggccaGATTGCTTTAAACGCCTGCTAATGATGGGATAGAGGGTTTTCAGAGCATATGCCGCAGCCACCAGGCAGGCAGCCCTTTTAGCAGCGCTAG
Above is a genomic segment from Equus caballus isolate H_3958 breed thoroughbred chromosome 17, TB-T2T, whole genome shotgun sequence containing:
- the LOC138918312 gene encoding ATP-binding cassette sub-family D member 2-like — protein: MTHMLNAAADLMKWTRSSAAKRAACLVAAAYALKTLYPIISRRLKQSGHRKRKEAAYPTAENREILHCTETTCKNSSPGVNADFFKQLLELRKILVPKLVATETGWLCLHSVALISRTFLSIYVAGLDGQIVKSIVEKKPRAFIIILIKWLMIAIPAASVNSVIRYLECKLAFIIKLLKWLMIAIPAASVNSAIRYLECKLAFIIKLLKWLMIAIPAASVNSAIRYLECKLALAFRTRLVDHACETYFTNQTYYKVINMDGRLANPDQSLTEDIMMFSQSVAHLYSNLTKPILDVILTSYTLIQTATSRGASPIGPTLLAGLVVYATATVLKACSPKFGKLVAEEAHRKSCLQYVHSRIIAKVEEIAFYRGHKVEMKQLQKSYKALADQMNLILSKRLWCIMIGQFLMKYVWSSSGLIMVAVPIITATGFADGDLEDGPKQAMVSERTEAFTTARTLLASGADAIERIMSSYKEITELAGYTARVYNMFWVFDEVKRGIYKRTAGMQESENHSKNGANIELSLSDTLEIKGEVIDVDHGIICENVPILTPTGEVVASRLNFK